The Devosia sp. YIM 151766 genome includes a region encoding these proteins:
- a CDS encoding iron-containing alcohol dehydrogenase, with protein MSSALQASAPASASPLLRPLTFVQPGRIEYGAGKARRLADLVPGWAERRVLVVADAFNAGRADLLGLPPQHQIFSQVRPEPDLPNLDLLIDQARGFAPDVILGFGGGSAMDLAKLAAVLCRSAQDFRDIVGVDKAEPRTCLLVSIPTTAGTGSEVGARALVMDPASKAKLAADSHHMVADIAIVDPEMTTSLPPAVTAATGIDALAHCVEAFTSRRAHPLVDIYAREGIGLVGRYLARAVADGSDVEARAGLAMAALYGGFCLGPVNTTAGHALSYPLGTRFQVPHGLANAVIFPHTLAFNAPVRAEKSQVVSELLGFKGQDLRAESYDYCTALGLEMQMSKMGVAAHDLQSMAEEAHAIRRLLDHNPRDMSVTDIVEIYRAAL; from the coding sequence ATGTCCTCGGCCCTGCAAGCCTCCGCCCCCGCATCGGCTAGCCCGCTGCTGCGGCCCCTGACATTCGTGCAGCCCGGGCGGATCGAATATGGCGCGGGCAAAGCGCGCCGCCTTGCCGACTTGGTGCCCGGTTGGGCGGAGCGCCGCGTATTGGTGGTGGCCGATGCCTTCAATGCCGGCCGTGCCGATCTGCTTGGGCTGCCGCCTCAGCACCAGATCTTTTCGCAGGTGCGGCCCGAACCCGATCTGCCGAATCTGGACCTGCTGATCGATCAGGCACGGGGCTTTGCGCCCGACGTCATCTTGGGCTTTGGCGGCGGTAGCGCGATGGACTTGGCCAAGCTGGCGGCGGTGCTGTGCCGGAGCGCCCAGGATTTTCGCGATATTGTGGGTGTTGACAAAGCGGAGCCACGAACATGCCTGCTCGTGTCCATCCCGACCACGGCGGGCACCGGCAGCGAAGTTGGCGCGCGGGCGCTGGTAATGGATCCGGCAAGCAAGGCCAAGCTGGCGGCCGATAGTCATCACATGGTGGCGGATATCGCCATTGTCGATCCAGAAATGACCACATCGCTTCCTCCGGCCGTGACGGCGGCGACGGGGATCGATGCTCTGGCCCATTGCGTCGAGGCCTTTACCAGCCGCCGGGCGCATCCGCTGGTCGATATCTATGCCCGGGAGGGCATCGGCCTCGTCGGGCGCTATCTGGCGCGGGCGGTGGCCGATGGCAGCGATGTCGAGGCGCGGGCCGGGTTGGCCATGGCAGCCCTTTATGGCGGTTTTTGCCTCGGGCCGGTCAATACCACGGCTGGTCATGCCCTATCCTATCCGCTCGGTACGCGGTTTCAGGTGCCACACGGCCTCGCCAATGCAGTGATTTTTCCTCATACCCTGGCCTTCAATGCGCCTGTGCGGGCAGAGAAAAGCCAAGTGGTTTCAGAATTGCTTGGGTTCAAGGGGCAGGATTTGCGCGCCGAAAGTTATGATTATTGTACGGCGCTTGGGCTTGAAATGCAGATGAGCAAGATGGGCGTTGCCGCGCACGACCTGCAGTCAATGGCCGAGGAAGCCCACGCCATCCGACGCCTGCTCGACCACAATCCGCGCGACATGAGCGTGACCGATATTGTCGAAATTTATCGGGCGGCGCTCTAG